The Oscarella lobularis chromosome 12, ooOscLobu1.1, whole genome shotgun sequence genome window below encodes:
- the LOC136193825 gene encoding serine/threonine-protein phosphatase 6 regulatory ankyrin repeat subunit B-like isoform X1, giving the protein MNPEDFLAAVINGNMTTVRDFVSKEPIKWKTMNEDGVYAIALAIWKKYLEIVEYFLSMGWDIESRVMENGSTGFLLAVFFGFVKGVDLFVERGCNIEAKNDVGSGALALACLGGHLEMVKKLIEMGLSVNETHRDDYISLHSACDRGDVAIATYLIGNGANIEAATKVLESKLSSMGRLYTCVFIVSFGQTPFLLACYFQRVGVVDLLISKGCNIYAKDKDGDGALAMASLNGNVELAEKLIQLGLDVNEAQQDGYTSLHWACDKGHLELAEFLIQNGAKLEIEDDFGYTPFLVACNFEREGVADLLISKGCNIYAKSKRGDGALAMASWSGNVELAEKLIRLGLDVNEAQRVGYTSLHWACDKGHLELAEFFIQNGANLEVEDENGSTPILLSAASDNVHLLDMLISKGCDVQAKNKFGNGVLGIASANGRVQMVKKLLEMGYSLVETDYFGRTSLHWAAKYNEKEVAEVLIERGANLEAKDKWGRTPFLHAVSYGHNDFANFLFSKGCNCHAIDHEGHGALALACIHETAEWLLSQFSNQDINSVLHLAAQSDDDEIVSLLISNGADIEVQDEWGCTPLVTAIEFDSDNVIDFLLKEGCNMYAITKKGECVLDVAIMGGRLDLFHRFVKAGIKATQLSSETRRFLQEAAASESEEAIQYLKEINVVQVSEDPLNWASPQEREEMQQEINWLKRGSSFPRSSESEDRSSVSSRENELRQRLEETTQALSRKEEEFACLENRAKETEADLEALDARLRSEAEEKKRALDTKDRELAQLRAAAQEKDVQIENSRKEIDAVQLNRRAQLKKKDDQIEALRLDRGAQLREKDVEIARGRDQIETLRLESEEALLAAQKEVEEAQATAQEALARADETRASAEECARRFEDTIAELRSLCDEKDKRLESAKEQDDLLHIPVADVKMTTIRLGGGAYGEVKVGYWRGCPVAVKTFYECLDTDYYLDLFKQEIAICTRARHPNIVFLCGVTTVNDTPLRIVTELLEGSLSDVIKASVRCKQLLSLREQIDLASGMTAGIGYLHQLGPDGILHGDIRSTNIVVTSLMEAKICDLGAARFTQVSLSAGPLSPEYLAPERSPGKGQGMHNTKMADVYSLGVTLIELMIGQHPVVSRRFEHASRVAHPDVKTICRRMIEVDRSARPSADDCLAVLERIQESRAYKECVARRMVKGKMHGEGQVSLVLGPWPQSSVGRS; this is encoded by the exons ATGAATCCTGAAG ACTTTCTTGCTGCTGTCATTAACGGGAACATGACAACGGTTCGCGATTTTGTGTCGAAAGAGCCGATAAAATGGAAAACTATGAATGAG GATGGCGTCTATGCAATTGCTCTCGCTATTTGGAAAAAGTATTTGGAGATAGtagaatattttctttcaatGGGATGGGACATTGAAAGTCGAGTTATGGAG AACGGAAGCACGGGTTTTCTTTTGGCGGTTTTTTTTGGATTTGTAAAAGGCGTGGATTTATTTGTTGAGAGAGGTTGCAACATTGAAGCAAAGAACGAC GTTGGCAGTGGAGCTCTGGCATTGGCGTGTTTAGGGGGTCATCTTGAAATGGTGAAGAAACTGATTGAAATGGGATTGTCTGTCAACGAAACTCATCGA GATGATTATATATCATTGCATTCCGCATGTGATCGTGGTGACGTTGCAATTGCAACATATCTAATTGGGAATGGAGCTAATATTGAAGCTGCAACTAAAGTTCTTGAATCTAAGTTGAGTTCAATGGGACGGTTATATACTTGTGTTTTCATTGTTTCGTTTGGACAaactccttttcttttggcttGCTATTTTCAacgcgtgggcgtggttgaTCTATTGATATCAAAAGGATGCAATATTTATGCCAAAGATAAA GACGGTGACGGAGCCTTGGCAATGGCAAGTTTAAATGGAAACGTCGAACTTGCTGAGAAATTAATTCAACTTGGATTGGATGTCAATGAAGCTCAGCAG GATGGCTACACTTCCTTGCACTGGGCATGTGACAAAGGGCATCTTGAACTAGCAGAATTTCTTATTCAAAATGGCGCCAAACTCGAAATTGAAGATGAT TTTGGATACACGCCTTTTCTTGTGGCTTGCAATTTTGAACGCGAGGGCGTGGCAGATCTATTGATATCAAAGGGATGCAACATTTATGCCAAAAGCAAA CGGGGTGATGGAGCCTTGGCAATGGCAAGTTGGAGTGGAAACGTCGAACTTGCTGAGAAATTAATTCGACTTGGATTGGATGTCAATGAAGCTCAACGC gTTGGCTATACTTCCTTGCACTGGGCATGTGACAAAGGACATCTTGAACTAGcagaattttttattcaaaatGGCGCCAATCTTGAAGTTGAAGACGAG AATGGAAGCACACCAATTTTACTTTCTGCGGCTAGTGACAATGTTCATTTGCTGGATATGTTAATATCAAAAGGATGTGACGTTCAAGCAAAGAATAAg TTTGGTAATGGCGTGTTGGGAATTGCTAGTGCTAATGGCCGAGTTCAAATGGTGAAGAAACTTCTTGAAATGGGATATTCGCTAGTTGAAACGGACTAC TTTGGTCGTACCTCTCTTCATTGGGCGGCAAAATATAACGAGAAGGAAGTTGCTGAAGTTTTAATTGAAAGAGGCGCCAATCTTGAGGCAAAAGACAAG TGGGGGAGAACGCCCTTTCTTCACGCCGTTTCTTACGGGCACAATGATTTTGCTAATTTCCTTTTTAGCAAGGGATGCAATTGTCACGCCATTGATCAT GAAGGTCACGGCGCATTGGCATTGGCCTGTATTCACGAAACAGCAGAATGGTTACTTTCACAGTTCAGTAACCAG GATATAAATTCGGTTCTTCACCTGGCAGCtcaaagtgacgacgacgaaatagtCAGCTTATTAATTTCCAACGGAGCCGATATTGAAGTTCAAGATGAG TGGGGCTGCACTCCTCTTGTGACTGCCATTGAATTTGACAGTGACAACGTCATTGATTTTCTATTGAAAGAAGGCTGCAACATGTATGCAATAACGAAGAAAGGAGAATGCGTTCTTGATGTGGCGATCATGGGAGGACGACTCGATCTATTTCATCGTTTTGTAAAAGCGGGAATCAAAGCCACGCAACTGTCGTCT GAAACTCGCCGATTTTTGCaagaagcggcggcgagtgaaagcgaagaagcTATTCAATATCTAAAAGAG ATTAATGTTGTTCAAGTTTCGGAAGATCCATTGAACTGGGCGTCTCCTCAGGAA AGAGAGGAGATGCAACAGGAAATCAATTGGCTCAAACGGGGCTCTTCTTTTCCTAGAAGCTCCGAATCAGAAGATCGCTCTAGCGTTTCTTCTCGA GAAAACGAACTTCGCCAACGCTTGGAAGAAACAACTCAAGCATTgtctagaaaagaagaagagtttGCATGCTTGGAGAATAGGGCTAAAGAAACAGAAGCAGACCTCGAGGCACTTGACG CAAGACTGAGAAGCGaagcagaagagaagaagagggcACTTGATACTAAAGATCGCGAACTTG CACAATTGAGAGCCGCTGCTCAAGAGAAAGATGTTCAGATCGAGAattcgagaaaagaaatcgatgcCGTTCAACTCAATCGTA GAGcgcaattgaaaaagaaagatgaTCAGATTGAAGCTTTGAGACTTGATCGCG GAGCGCAattgagagagaaagacgttgaaaTTGCGCGCGGACGAGATCAGATTGAGACTCTAAGACTTGAATCTGAAGAGGCGCTCCTTG CTGCTCAAAAGGAGGTCGAAGAGGCTCAAGCTACTGCCCAAGAGGCACTTGCAAGGGCTGACGAAACACGGGCTTCAGCTGAGGAGTGTG CTCGCCGCTTCGAGGACACGATAGCCGAATTACGATCTCTTTGCGATGAAAAAGACAAACGACTCGAAAGCGCAAAAGAGCAGGACGACCTTCTTCACATTCCTGTGGCTGatgtgaagatgacgacgattcggctTGGAGGAGGCGCCTACGGAG AGGTTAAAGTTGGTTATTGGCGCGGATGTCCCGTGGCGGTGAAAACGTTCTATGAATGCCTTGACACCGACTACTACCTCGATCTTTTCAAGCAAGAGATCGCAATCTGCACCCGCGCTCGCCATCCCAACATTGTTTTCCTGTGCGGCGTAACGACGGTCAACGACACACCGCTTCGAATCGTCACCGAGCTTCTTGAGGGCTCTCTGTCTGATGTCATCAAGGCATCTGTTCGTTGCAAGCAGCTTCTCTCTCTAAGGGAGCAAATCGATCTGGCGTCGGGGATGACAGCTGGAATTGGCTATCTTCATCAGCTCGGTCCTGACGGTATTTTGCACGGAGACATTCGCTCAACGAATatcgtcgtgacgtcgctGATGGAAGCGAAAATATGCGATTTGGGCGCGGCTCGTTTTACTCAAGTCTCACTCTCGGCCGGCCCATTGAGTCCCGAATATCTAGCCCCGGAACGAAGTCCGGGAAAAGGTCAAGGTATGCACAACACGAAGATGGCTGACGTGTACAGCTTGGGGGTTACTCTGATTGAATTGATGATCGGACAGCATCCGGTTGTgagtcgccgatttgaaCATGCGTCGAGAGTGGCTCATCCCGACGTGAAGACGATCTGTCGTCGAATGATTGAAGTGGATCGGAGCGCGAGGCCATCTGCAGACGACTGTTTGGCTGTGCTGGAGCGAATCCAAGAGTCGCGCGCTTATAAGGAGTGCGTTGCGAGAAGAATGGTAAAGGGTAAGATGCACGGAGAAGGCCAGGTGAGTCTGGTATTGGGGCCTTGGCCGCAGAGTAGCGTTGGGCGTAGCTGA
- the LOC136193825 gene encoding ankyrin-3-like isoform X2, translating into MNPEDFLAAVINGNMTTVRDFVSKEPIKWKTMNEDGVYAIALAIWKKYLEIVEYFLSMGWDIESRNGSTGFLLAVFFGFVKGVDLFVERGCNIEAKNDVGSGALALACLGGHLEMVKKLIEMGLSVNETHRDDYISLHSACDRGDVAIATYLIGNGANIEAATKVLESKLSSMGRLYTCVFIVSFGQTPFLLACYFQRVGVVDLLISKGCNIYAKDKDGDGALAMASLNGNVELAEKLIQLGLDVNEAQQDGYTSLHWACDKGHLELAEFLIQNGAKLEIEDDFGYTPFLVACNFEREGVADLLISKGCNIYAKSKRGDGALAMASWSGNVELAEKLIRLGLDVNEAQRVGYTSLHWACDKGHLELAEFFIQNGANLEVEDENGSTPILLSAASDNVHLLDMLISKGCDVQAKNKFGNGVLGIASANGRVQMVKKLLEMGYSLVETDYFGRTSLHWAAKYNEKEVAEVLIERGANLEAKDKWGRTPFLHAVSYGHNDFANFLFSKGCNCHAIDHEGHGALALACIHETAEWLLSQFSNQDINSVLHLAAQSDDDEIVSLLISNGADIEVQDEWGCTPLVTAIEFDSDNVIDFLLKEGCNMYAITKKGECVLDVAIMGGRLDLFHRFVKAGIKATQLSSETRRFLQEAAASESEEAIQYLKEINVVQVSEDPLNWASPQEREEMQQEINWLKRGSSFPRSSESEDRSSVSSRENELRQRLEETTQALSRKEEEFACLENRAKETEADLEALDARLRSEAEEKKRALDTKDRELAQLRAAAQEKDVQIENSRKEIDAVQLNRRAQLKKKDDQIEALRLDRGAQLREKDVEIARGRDQIETLRLESEEALLAAQKEVEEAQATAQEALARADETRASAEECARRFEDTIAELRSLCDEKDKRLESAKEQDDLLHIPVADVKMTTIRLGGGAYGEVKVGYWRGCPVAVKTFYECLDTDYYLDLFKQEIAICTRARHPNIVFLCGVTTVNDTPLRIVTELLEGSLSDVIKASVRCKQLLSLREQIDLASGMTAGIGYLHQLGPDGILHGDIRSTNIVVTSLMEAKICDLGAARFTQVSLSAGPLSPEYLAPERSPGKGQGMHNTKMADVYSLGVTLIELMIGQHPVVSRRFEHASRVAHPDVKTICRRMIEVDRSARPSADDCLAVLERIQESRAYKECVARRMVKGKMHGEGQVSLVLGPWPQSSVGRS; encoded by the exons ATGAATCCTGAAG ACTTTCTTGCTGCTGTCATTAACGGGAACATGACAACGGTTCGCGATTTTGTGTCGAAAGAGCCGATAAAATGGAAAACTATGAATGAG GATGGCGTCTATGCAATTGCTCTCGCTATTTGGAAAAAGTATTTGGAGATAGtagaatattttctttcaatGGGATGGGACATTGAAAGTCGA AACGGAAGCACGGGTTTTCTTTTGGCGGTTTTTTTTGGATTTGTAAAAGGCGTGGATTTATTTGTTGAGAGAGGTTGCAACATTGAAGCAAAGAACGAC GTTGGCAGTGGAGCTCTGGCATTGGCGTGTTTAGGGGGTCATCTTGAAATGGTGAAGAAACTGATTGAAATGGGATTGTCTGTCAACGAAACTCATCGA GATGATTATATATCATTGCATTCCGCATGTGATCGTGGTGACGTTGCAATTGCAACATATCTAATTGGGAATGGAGCTAATATTGAAGCTGCAACTAAAGTTCTTGAATCTAAGTTGAGTTCAATGGGACGGTTATATACTTGTGTTTTCATTGTTTCGTTTGGACAaactccttttcttttggcttGCTATTTTCAacgcgtgggcgtggttgaTCTATTGATATCAAAAGGATGCAATATTTATGCCAAAGATAAA GACGGTGACGGAGCCTTGGCAATGGCAAGTTTAAATGGAAACGTCGAACTTGCTGAGAAATTAATTCAACTTGGATTGGATGTCAATGAAGCTCAGCAG GATGGCTACACTTCCTTGCACTGGGCATGTGACAAAGGGCATCTTGAACTAGCAGAATTTCTTATTCAAAATGGCGCCAAACTCGAAATTGAAGATGAT TTTGGATACACGCCTTTTCTTGTGGCTTGCAATTTTGAACGCGAGGGCGTGGCAGATCTATTGATATCAAAGGGATGCAACATTTATGCCAAAAGCAAA CGGGGTGATGGAGCCTTGGCAATGGCAAGTTGGAGTGGAAACGTCGAACTTGCTGAGAAATTAATTCGACTTGGATTGGATGTCAATGAAGCTCAACGC gTTGGCTATACTTCCTTGCACTGGGCATGTGACAAAGGACATCTTGAACTAGcagaattttttattcaaaatGGCGCCAATCTTGAAGTTGAAGACGAG AATGGAAGCACACCAATTTTACTTTCTGCGGCTAGTGACAATGTTCATTTGCTGGATATGTTAATATCAAAAGGATGTGACGTTCAAGCAAAGAATAAg TTTGGTAATGGCGTGTTGGGAATTGCTAGTGCTAATGGCCGAGTTCAAATGGTGAAGAAACTTCTTGAAATGGGATATTCGCTAGTTGAAACGGACTAC TTTGGTCGTACCTCTCTTCATTGGGCGGCAAAATATAACGAGAAGGAAGTTGCTGAAGTTTTAATTGAAAGAGGCGCCAATCTTGAGGCAAAAGACAAG TGGGGGAGAACGCCCTTTCTTCACGCCGTTTCTTACGGGCACAATGATTTTGCTAATTTCCTTTTTAGCAAGGGATGCAATTGTCACGCCATTGATCAT GAAGGTCACGGCGCATTGGCATTGGCCTGTATTCACGAAACAGCAGAATGGTTACTTTCACAGTTCAGTAACCAG GATATAAATTCGGTTCTTCACCTGGCAGCtcaaagtgacgacgacgaaatagtCAGCTTATTAATTTCCAACGGAGCCGATATTGAAGTTCAAGATGAG TGGGGCTGCACTCCTCTTGTGACTGCCATTGAATTTGACAGTGACAACGTCATTGATTTTCTATTGAAAGAAGGCTGCAACATGTATGCAATAACGAAGAAAGGAGAATGCGTTCTTGATGTGGCGATCATGGGAGGACGACTCGATCTATTTCATCGTTTTGTAAAAGCGGGAATCAAAGCCACGCAACTGTCGTCT GAAACTCGCCGATTTTTGCaagaagcggcggcgagtgaaagcgaagaagcTATTCAATATCTAAAAGAG ATTAATGTTGTTCAAGTTTCGGAAGATCCATTGAACTGGGCGTCTCCTCAGGAA AGAGAGGAGATGCAACAGGAAATCAATTGGCTCAAACGGGGCTCTTCTTTTCCTAGAAGCTCCGAATCAGAAGATCGCTCTAGCGTTTCTTCTCGA GAAAACGAACTTCGCCAACGCTTGGAAGAAACAACTCAAGCATTgtctagaaaagaagaagagtttGCATGCTTGGAGAATAGGGCTAAAGAAACAGAAGCAGACCTCGAGGCACTTGACG CAAGACTGAGAAGCGaagcagaagagaagaagagggcACTTGATACTAAAGATCGCGAACTTG CACAATTGAGAGCCGCTGCTCAAGAGAAAGATGTTCAGATCGAGAattcgagaaaagaaatcgatgcCGTTCAACTCAATCGTA GAGcgcaattgaaaaagaaagatgaTCAGATTGAAGCTTTGAGACTTGATCGCG GAGCGCAattgagagagaaagacgttgaaaTTGCGCGCGGACGAGATCAGATTGAGACTCTAAGACTTGAATCTGAAGAGGCGCTCCTTG CTGCTCAAAAGGAGGTCGAAGAGGCTCAAGCTACTGCCCAAGAGGCACTTGCAAGGGCTGACGAAACACGGGCTTCAGCTGAGGAGTGTG CTCGCCGCTTCGAGGACACGATAGCCGAATTACGATCTCTTTGCGATGAAAAAGACAAACGACTCGAAAGCGCAAAAGAGCAGGACGACCTTCTTCACATTCCTGTGGCTGatgtgaagatgacgacgattcggctTGGAGGAGGCGCCTACGGAG AGGTTAAAGTTGGTTATTGGCGCGGATGTCCCGTGGCGGTGAAAACGTTCTATGAATGCCTTGACACCGACTACTACCTCGATCTTTTCAAGCAAGAGATCGCAATCTGCACCCGCGCTCGCCATCCCAACATTGTTTTCCTGTGCGGCGTAACGACGGTCAACGACACACCGCTTCGAATCGTCACCGAGCTTCTTGAGGGCTCTCTGTCTGATGTCATCAAGGCATCTGTTCGTTGCAAGCAGCTTCTCTCTCTAAGGGAGCAAATCGATCTGGCGTCGGGGATGACAGCTGGAATTGGCTATCTTCATCAGCTCGGTCCTGACGGTATTTTGCACGGAGACATTCGCTCAACGAATatcgtcgtgacgtcgctGATGGAAGCGAAAATATGCGATTTGGGCGCGGCTCGTTTTACTCAAGTCTCACTCTCGGCCGGCCCATTGAGTCCCGAATATCTAGCCCCGGAACGAAGTCCGGGAAAAGGTCAAGGTATGCACAACACGAAGATGGCTGACGTGTACAGCTTGGGGGTTACTCTGATTGAATTGATGATCGGACAGCATCCGGTTGTgagtcgccgatttgaaCATGCGTCGAGAGTGGCTCATCCCGACGTGAAGACGATCTGTCGTCGAATGATTGAAGTGGATCGGAGCGCGAGGCCATCTGCAGACGACTGTTTGGCTGTGCTGGAGCGAATCCAAGAGTCGCGCGCTTATAAGGAGTGCGTTGCGAGAAGAATGGTAAAGGGTAAGATGCACGGAGAAGGCCAGGTGAGTCTGGTATTGGGGCCTTGGCCGCAGAGTAGCGTTGGGCGTAGCTGA